CTGTTTCAGGGATGCTGAAATTTGATAAAATGTGCTTCTTACAATGAGTACAAAAGGCCACTGTGCCTGTAGGGGCTGGAGATCTGTCCTGGGCTGTCTGGGACCCCCTGGATCCTAGGATCTATAATGAGGCGTATCTGCATACCCAGCCCCCTAACCCAAGGCTGGATGGGGAAGAGGTCCTGCTTCCTTGCCCTGCCCCCATCTCAGCACCTGTGGACTTCCTCCTTCCCACCTGGACTGCGTCCCATCCCATAAACATGCAGGTAGAGTCTGTCCCACTCAGCTCGGAACCCTCCCAGCTCACTCAGAGAGGAGCCAGAGGTGTCTCCCCACCGGTGTCCCCCTGCCCTCGCCCACCCCGGCCATCCCCCAGAGGCAGCCATGCTCCCCTCAGGGCCTTTGATGGTGCTGTCTCCCCAGTTATCACCCAGCTCCCACCCTCCTTCAGACCTGTCCCCAAAGCAgggccacagcccccagggctccccagccctgccccacctcaAGAGGGCAGGAATCACCTATTTTGTTCATCCGAGTCCCGCTCAGGAATCTGCCGGATGCACAGGTGAATAGCGCTTTCTTTTCTAGGTAAGGTGAGAGAGGGCCGTTATGAGCAGAGACCCCCGCCTCTGCCCCAGCTTTTATGCTAAGTCCCCTTCCACCTGGtcagctagctagctagcttcCCTGTGGGTGCAAGGTCAGGGtctcccctccctctgctggCCGGCAGGTGGTGGCTGAGAGCTCCCGCTCAACAAGCTGAGCCCCTCGGTGTTACCGGACAAGACCCACTGTCCCTTCCTCGTAGCTGGTCGTGACACTAGCTGAAAAACATATTGCTGGAACTCGGCCTGGCACAGAAAACCATGAGCCACTGTCATTCTTCTTGTTATTAACCCAGAGCCACCTGCCCCACTGGGAGGCTCCAGAGGAATGGCAGCACCTAGCCGGagcccccagccagccagccacccaCCACGATGGGACACGTGTGGAAGCAGAGCAGGACACTCCGGGCACGCGTgcgccctgggggagggggacccGGGCCGCTGTGCCACACCCCCTGGAGGAAGCAGAACACTGTCCTGCAGAGCAAAGGTCCCCAAGGGCTTCCTGGGCCTTCGACCCTCAGCAGGGATTCTGAGGTTCGGGAGAGGTTCCCCGCTCACCCCAGCTCCCGTGCCCTCTGGTCGGGAAGGCGTCCTTGCTGGGCTGAGCGGGCCGGGACACCAGGGGGTGTAACCCTACCCTCCAAGGGTGCTCAGACACCACGTTCCAAGTGCGGCAGCAAGGTGGAAACCAGATCCCCAGCCCCAGTCCAGCGGGCCAGCCCTGGGCCCTGAGTGATGACACAGCACAGCGCAGAGCCAGGCAGGCCCCGCCAGTCAGCAGGCCCACCTCCCCTCAGCCATGCTTCCCAGGGAGCGGTTCCCTCCTAGAAGCCAGGGGCAACCCAGCCAGCTCTGCAGCTGCAAATCCCACCCAGCCGGGGACCCTCCAGACCCGCGCGGCCCGCCAGGCTGCGGGCCACACAGGCCCACCCGTCACTGGCAGCTGTCGGCACTGGGCCCCCCCTTGGCAGCTGCTCCTGTGGCTTCGTCCACACCCAGCTGTCGGCACTGGGCCCCCCCTTGGCAGCTGCTCCTGTGGCTTCGTCCACACCCAGCTGTCGGCACTGGGCCCCCCCTTGGCAGCTGCTCCTGTGGCTTCGTCCACACCCAGCTCTCGGCGCTGGACCCCCGGGATGGCCGGCCACACTGCTGAGGGAGCGGGAGGGCGTTCCTCactctttactgagcacctgttcAGCTGGGGGTCCCCCAgctgggggcaggtggggtcTCTGTCGGGGGGGGGGCTCAGGAGAGAGCAGCAGTGGGGACGCCAGGGAGCCAAGGGGTCCCGTCGCCTCAGGGCACGTGCCTGCCAGACGACTGGGACCCCTGGCCGTGTGGGGCGGAGGGCCCTGGAACGCTCTGGAGGAGCTGGTAGGAGACGTGACGGAGCAGTGTCTGCCCTGGTGACAGCAAGCATTCCGTGGGGTGGAGGGCCCGCCCCTGAGTGGCACAGTCTCCACCAAGCAGATCCCCAAGGGGCCTCGCCTCTCACCCGacaaaaaattacatgaaatgagCCATTACATAAAAACAAGAATTGCATAGAAAAAACCCTGGAGTAACATTCCCAGTGCGGAGGCGTGGTCGGTGGGGAGGGGTTGTGGCGTCCACTGTCCGGGAATCGTTTTATGTGAGAACGTGTTACGTGGATTCAAACACAACACGGGACAGACAGGTGAGCCGGGGCCGTTCTGGATTAAAGGGCGCCAAAGGGCTAGGAAATGCACAACCGCCCACCCGACCCCAGGTTGGACCAAAAAGTAGAGACAGGTGACCGTATTGGTGTCTTGGGGGCTCCAACAGGACCAGCAAGTGTCCCCGTGAGACCTGTGGTCATTCCTGCTCAAGTAATCAGGGCAAAGGGTCTGGAAATCAGGGTTACGGGGAAGGGCAGCATCCTCGGAGAAGCCCTCTGCCCCTTGTCTGGGTCACCCCTGGCCACTGCGGTCACTGCCCAGAGCCTCAAGGGAAGGCTCAATGGGCCAGGTTCTCAAGTCCTCCCAGCCTGCGTCCTGGGGGTGGCGGTGGGAGACCGCAGTCCCCTCCCGGGTAACACCTTCTCTGTTGCAGGGGTAGTTAAGGAGGTCGAGGTGCCAAGGGCTGCCCTGGGCACCCCCGTTCCTGGGACGGGGACTGGCAGCCACTCACCTGTGGCCGAGGAGGAGGTGGGCGTCCCAGTACCGGCACCAGGTCTCCTGCAGGTCACGGAGAGGCGGCGTAAGTACCGCCCACCTGTCCCAGCGTGCTCCCCGGGACCAGGGGCGGGTCCCTGGGCCTCGGGTGCGCCCCGGGGAGCAGGCGCCGGGGACGGGTCAGCCCCTCCTTGTTCCCACCGCACCGGCCTTCACCTGGCCCCGCTGACACGCCCCTCTGCCCGCAGAGCCCCTGAGCAGCGTCTCCTCCCTGGAGGTGCACTTTGACCTCCTGGACCTCACCGAGTTGACCGACATGTCCGACCAGGAGCTGGCCGAGGTCTTTGCCGACTCAGATGACGAGAACCTGGCCAGCGACTCGCCCGCAGGTGGGGCTGCTGCCGGGGTCTGGAGGGGGTCCTGGGGCCTCAGGCCACCCAGCACGGCTCCCTGGAGACCCACTGCGGAAAATGATTTCCTTTCTGACGCGTGTTGAAGTGCTTGTCGACACGGCAAAATCTCACTCACCATTTCTGCACTTCACACACCTGTCTGCCGACTCAAAGGGATTTTTCTACCCCTCCTTAATTTCGCTTTTCAAATACCAACGTAAGGCCACAGTCACAGTCCCACTGAAAGCAGAATTCACTACTTGGGTTTAATCCCAAGTAGGCAGAGCACAAAGGGGGTGGTGTTCACCAGTCCTGGCCCCTCCTCAGCTCAGCTCCTGGGAAGTGCTGGAGCCCGCAGGCCGCAGAAACGGCTCGGGAGCCGCCGGGGGTATGGGGGCCCAGGGACCTTCCCCCCTCTCAGCTCACTGCCCATgcaggcggggggcggggggtgagggggtggcaCCTGCTCCGGGCCAGGCTCACCCCCAGGGCGGGCGCCTCGGCTGCATGCGGACCCTCCTGGGGACAACAGGAAAGCCCCTGGCCGGGCTGCAACCAGACCCACATGGACACATTGCTGGTGCCCAGTGGACCCCAACATGTGGCCCGACCCCGTGCTGGAGGCACACACGGGCCCAGCCCAGTAGCTGAAGGAGTGACCTGGGACCCCAAGCCATACTGACCCCAGCCCGTGTTCCCACCAGGCCTACACCCGCTGCCCAGGGCCGGCTGTCTGCGCTCCCCCTCCTGGACACGCACCAGGGCCGAGCAGAACCGTGAGAAGCAGCCCTTCGGCGACCCTGAGCGGCAGCCTGCCGTTGTGGACACCTTTCTCACCGTGGAGAGGCCCAAGGAGGACTAGGCCGGCTGGCCCAGGGCCGAGGCGGGGCAGGTCCGGGCAGCCGCGGCCCCGTGGACGCTGCCCGCCCCACGTGGCGCCTCCGCATAAGCACAGCCCAGTGGCCTTACGTCCAGCTCTTCCTGGTCCCTGGGTCAGGGACCAGGCCCAGGGATGAGATGAGACTTCTGTCTGTAGGAATGGTGTTCTCGTCTGTCACTAGACTCCCGGGTAGGGGTGCGGTGAGCAGAGACCTGCCCGTGAGAGGCGCTCTGCAACCCCCCGGGGGTCTCGGGGGTCCAGTCTTGAACGGCAGTGCCAAGCTCCAGCCCGCGGGACACCCTGCTGCCCTAACCGCCTTGATTCCAACCCTGCCCCCCTCCTGCCGCCCAGGAAGTATCAGCACCAGAGCCCCCAGACCCTAATACCCTGCTTGCCGTGGTCCCTGCCTGAGAGCCAGACCCACCTCCTGAGCTCGGAACACCAAATATGTCACGACTGCCTCAGACCGccgggcagggcaggggcaggcgAGGTTTGCCCTGCCCCCATCCTTGCCATGACAGTCCCCGCGGCCCACctgacacacgcacacacaggcacGCACACGCGTGCAGCAGCCCGAGGGGCATGGGGACGTGAGGGGACCTGGGCACAGCGCCTGGCCCCCAATTCGGGGGCGCCAGGCTCGGCTGCTCCACACACTGCTTACACACTAAGGGACGGAACCGGCTTCCAGTCAGACAGCGAGTCCGAGAACAGTTTTAAAACAAACGTGTAAGCTTGCTTTCAGTCCCCAAGGCCACCTGCCCTGACCCCTTCTCCACTGAAACGTTTCTGGGGAAGGAAAACAGGCCTGGGCACATGCTGGGCCCACTGGGCGTGGCTACAGCACGTCCCTCCAGGAAAAGGGTCGCCCTCTGCGCCAGGAGGGGCACGCGAGGGGCAGCAACACGGAGGTGTCTTCCAGACACAACCAAGAATTTCACTTAAAAGGGATCCCGCGAGGGCagccgcgccccccgccccccaggactTCCCCGCCGCCGAGTTCCCATCCTTCTTGCTACGGCTTCTGCAGATCTCATTTCCAAACAGCAGGATTAAAACAGCACCCTGTCCCAAGTCTCGCTGACCAGTCTCTTCCTTTCCAGCTGACGTGGGAGCTCCGGCGTGCGGGCTGGGCTGCTCTAGGGGCCTCCAGGAGCTCCGCGCTCTGGTCCTCCCCCAGCTAAAGCCACTGGGGGTTCCACTGTGACACACACTGGGCTCTTATTTGGGTCATCTTTCAGGGCCAAGCGCCCTGGCTCCCCAGGCGTTAAAGAAGCGAAGACCCTGCCCCCACAAGCCCAGGCTGGAAGAGGCAGAGGCGCTCCCGAGAGGCTCTTCCCAGCCTGGGGCAGGTTCCTGGGGAGGTGGCCGCCAGGTAGGGCCCGCCTGTGAGCAGAGACCAGGGATGAAGCCTAAACCGGGACCGTTTTCACCACCACGAGATGCAGGCCGCGTGCCCTGTGCCGGGCGGTCCCTCCTGCGGGGGGCTGAGCCTTCCTAACCCGAGATCCTCGGCCAGGCCTCGGCCCAGGCGGTGCGATGGCCCAGGCGGGGTGTGATGGCCCAGGCGGGGTGCGAGGTGAAGGGGGGGCTGAGGAGACTGGAGGGGGTGCGGGCACGGGGCACGCAGGCAGGGGCGCTGTCACCAGGGGAGTGCCCTGGACCCGGGGAGGGGCTGCACCCAGCCTCCCAAGGAACAGAGCCCCAGGCTCGGGACGACGTGGGTCCTTCCTGGGGTCAAGGAGGGCACCCCACCTCCATCAGAAGGAGCCCCAGGACAGGCCCCTGCAGGACGCCAAGCAGCACAACACACAGAGGCTGAGCGTTCGAGGCTGCGTCACAGGATGAGCCCCAGAGATCTCAGAAATTCAGCAATACACGTTTCACAAACAACAAACTTGAAAGTGTTTGTCCCAAGTTGGAAACTCTATTTTTGAGGCAAATATACCAAAAGATCTGGAAAATTTCATCCCCGAGGCCCAGCGTGTGGCCACAGCGGGGACAGCAGCGGCGGGCACATGGGGCAGTGCCCCTGCTCCCGCAGTCAGCCCGCGTCGCCCACCCCAAGGCAGCAGCTGCTGCTACTGTCACAGTTCTGACGACTCCGACGCCCTGGCCATGTTCTGGGGAACCCCGGGGCCATTTCCACTAACCCCGACTCCCCGGGGGCTGGGCCCTGGCCTCACTCCAGGACCAACCGGGGGATGGAAGACTCGGCCCTAGAGCTTTGCTACGACCCCCAGTGGCTGTCCTCCCACGTGGAGCAACCCAGAGCCCACTCTCCTGGACCCTAACAACACAGGCCACAAGGAACGCAGCTACCCGGAGACGCACAGTTGGCAAGGCCCCTACCCTGAGAACAGGGGCGGCTCCGCTGGGGTACCCCTCAGGCTCAGACCCCCCCAGACGCCCCGCCTGTGGAAGTGGCGCGGCCCCTCCGAAAGGACTAACTGGTCTCCCGCCACCCTAACAGCTACTCGCTTGACGCCTGGCTAGCATTCTCCTTTCCTCAGTTCTGAACCTCTCGCCATGGACAGACCTTGAGGATTTCTGAACTGGGCCAAAAGCCCCCTCTCCGTCTCTCCCCGGGGCATGTGAGGTGACCAGCACCGATGTCCCCCCGCTGGGCGGCTGTCCCCAGCAGATGAGCCCACCACCCACCTCGTGGGAGGCCCAGGGGGTTCCTACATGCAGGCCCCCAGGGGGCAGGTGAGTTTCAGCCACTGCCCTCCCCTCCGACTCGGGAACAGGGTCCCAGCCCCCGCCTTGGCGGAAGGGCACGTTCTGGGAGCTGGAATCCCCGTGGGCTCAGAGGACCCTGACCTGAAAACACCCATTTGTGATTATCACGTTTTAATTTGCTCTCTGGAGATTGTGGAGGCTGCTCTCCAGGCAGGGGCGCTAGGCTGGGCTCTCCTCCACAGGGCACTCCGTGCCGCCCGCCCGTCAGCCCCTCGGGAAGGGACGTGTCCTCCTCCAGGCCACCCGTGCCCTCCACGAGCTCCTCGCAGGTGGTCTTCTCCGCGAAGGGTCAGGGCCCAAGCAGCTCCACCGTGTCGGCCCGCTCCAGCACCTCCTTCCCCAGCAGCCGCCTGCCTAGCTGCACGCCAGGCCACGCCAGGCCGTCCGCCCAGTGCCCTGCAGAGCCCCCGCCCCGACCCTGGGGACGGGCCGGCCCCACCCGCCTCGTCCACCTGCTCCCGGCAGCACGTCAGCAGGTCCGGGGTGCACGCGTGCGCGGAGCTGACCAGCCACCGAGCCTCCTGGTCGATGAGCTGGGCCATGGCCTCGCTGTACGGCTTCTCCGCCAGCACCTCGCCGGGCTGGGGGAGGTCGAAGGACACCTGGCCCAGCTTCTTGCTCATCCCGAACTGCACAATCTGGGGCAGGCGAGGGGCGGGCGTGAGCCTGGCGGACGGTGCCCTGagcccccttcccagcccccgCGGCCACCGCCTTACCTGGGCGTAGGCACTCTGGGTGACCTTCCTCAGGTCGTCCTGGGCCCCCGTGGTGATCTGCCCGAAGAACAGCTGCTCGGCCACCCGGCCACCCAGCACGGCGCACATGCGGTCCGAGAGCTGCTCCCGCGTGTACTGGCACTGCTCCCTGGGCAGGCACTGGGCGTAGCCGAGCCCCTTGCCCCGGGGGATGATGGACGCCTGCCAGATACGGCAGGCGCGCCCTGTCACCCCCAGGGTCCCCGGGCATCgcggaggaggagaggaaacccTGGGCCCCAGCGCTGACAGGTCACCCCAAGGATGAACACAGAAAGCCCCTCTGTCCCGCCGTCCCAGGAAGCTGTGGAGGGGCCGTGCCATCAGGGGAAAGTTTAGGGTGAGGTGAGTTTAACATGGAAACTCCAGGTGTCAAGTGGCCAGCATCCAGACCCCTCCTGGAACCAGCACCCCCCTctctgcccacccacccctcaAGGAATCTTGTAACAAATTCTAGACCATTACATACTCAAAGAGTGAAGAGGGCCGCCGCCCGGAATGCACCGTGCCCACACAGCACCCCCGGGAAGGAAGTGGGCCCTGAACCACACCGCAGATGCGCGAGGGGATGGGCCAACCTTGAGCAGGGGGTCTGCGTGCTCCAGGAACCAGCCCACCACCACGTGGCCGGCCTCATGGTAGGCCACCGTCATCTTCTCACTGGGCTGCAGGACCCGCGTCTTCTTCTCGGGACCTACAAGTCAAGCTCATGGCAAGAGGCAGAGGACAAACGGACAGCTGAGAGGTGGGCGCCAAGGCCCCATTCTGCACTGCGGGCGTGTTGGGGGCTGGTCAGGGCCTCCGTCCGCCCAGGACAGACCCGCAGCCTGTCCGCTCCACGCACACCGCTCAGGCCTGCTGGGCGCCTGTCCCTCCACGCCAGACGCTACACTGCCTTCTGCCCTGCCGAAGCCCCGCCCCACCGTGCAAGCGGCAGGTGCCTTTGGGGGCCCGTTTGTAGCCAAGGGGCTTAGCTACTCTCCGTGGCTTGACTGGCAGAGAGGCCGGACGCAGGGAGACCAGGAGCATTCTCTACGCCGCCTACACCCAGTCACAGGCAGGGAACAGGGCACAGAGAAGGCACCAATACTCGCGTGAGCTCAGCTTCAGGGCTGGTCAGCTCAGCAGCGCCACCAGGACAGTGTCGAGCAGCTGTGGCAACTGCCTTGGGTTACTGACGCTTGTCTGTGCACGCCACACTCCAACAAAACGTGAAGCAAAGACAAAGCAGCCCTGCCAACCTGCTGACACTTGTCTGTGCACGCCACACTTCAACAAAACGTCAAGCAAAGACAAAGCAGCCCTGCCAACCTGCTGTCTGGAGACGGGCTGGTTCTCACAGCCGTGGGGCAGGATCAGGAAGGACGGCTGCTGGCCACACGGACACCTACCTCCCTGACCTCCGTCCCCGGGAGGGCACTCTACCCCACGCTGAAGCTTCCCAAGGAAGCACGCGAACAACCTGCCTCTCGGCCACGGGCAGCACCCGAACCTGGGTCTGACGCAGCGCCCTGGAGGTTACATCTCTTTGAAATTCTAAATGTTGCTCTAGTAAGAGCACGAAAGCTGCTGGCAGATCCCAAGTCCCAGATTTTGGTCTGGAAAACTGTCCACGGCTGCAGCTCACTGAAGTGAAGCTGGGGCCCCAGGGTGGGCCTGCTGCAGGTCAGAGCTGGAAACCGCCCCTCAACACTGCCCGGCTCACCTCCGATGACCCTCTCAACGGCCTGCTCCAAGTGCTTCTCCCGGACAAAAGGACTCAGGTGGCGGGCGGCGATCAGGGCCGCTTCGTTGCAAACGTTAGAAATATCAGCACCTGACCCGGAAAAGGAGAAACAGTCCCATCAGTGCCCCAGGGCGgattcttagaggaaaatctcCAGCAGAGGGACCAGAGCTAAACTAGGTCAGGGACTTGAAGGAAATGGGACCTGCTCTGTCAGTCACTGTTGCTTTCAGCCAGTATTTTGGTTCAACAATTTACTGAGGTATGatttatttaacataaaatctacccgttttaagtgtacatttcaaaGACTTTTAGTAAATTTATCAAGATGTGCAACCATTGCCCTGATCTCATTTCAGACATTTCCATCACGGATGTGATGTATGTGGCTAATTCCTGTACCCATGCCCAGCcaactaacctactttctgtctctatggatttccctgttctggacgtctcacataaatggaatcacacaacagGTGGTCTTTTGTGTGTGCTTCTTTCACGCGACACAGTGTTTTCACATTCACCCGCTATCGTAGCATGTATTggtatttcattccttt
This region of Balaenoptera acutorostrata chromosome 19, mBalAcu1.1, whole genome shotgun sequence genomic DNA includes:
- the DBNDD1 gene encoding dysbindin domain-containing protein 1: MEPPEGASPGGVVKEVEVPRAALGTPVPGTGTGSHSPVAEEEVGVPVPAPGLLQVTERRQPLSSVSSLEVHFDLLDLTELTDMSDQELAEVFADSDDENLASDSPAGLHPLPRAGCLRSPSWTRTRAEQNREKQPFGDPERQPAVVDTFLTVERPKED